The Legionella spiritensis DNA segment CGATACCCAGTATGCCATGGTCGATCGACAGGATGATCTGCAAATCGGGGTGAAATCAACAGCCATATTATTCGCGCAAAGAGATAAACTTGCCATTGGGTTGTTACAAATAATGTTCCATACTCTCTGGATCCCCGTGATGTTATCCGCACATTTTTTTAAAGGTTTTATCGCCTTCTGGCTGGTTGGTGCCTCAAGTCTTGTTTACCAGCAATGGCTGATAGCTGACCGGGATGAAGAACGTTGTTTACGAGCGTTTTCATCCAATATCTGGTATGGATTGATAATGTGGCTCGGTATCGTTATTAATTACTATCAGGGCGTGTCGTCATGAGGGCTATCGAAGCAAAATTGAGAATAGCCTGTAAGGAGATTGCAGGCCATATATCGTCAATGACCATCCGTGACATGCCCTCTCCCCAACCCTCATCCCGCGAAAAAATATCATCCTACTACTCAAATTCCTGGCGCGGGAGAGGGGGTAGATCGAGGTAATCTGAATTTGATCAAAAAAACACAGGCACTTCCATTTTTTGTTCAAAAAATGTCGGGATTCCTCAGGGCTTCGCCTTCATGACGGCTACAGAAACTATTAAAAATTGGTTCGGTTTGGTTGCCTATGGGTAATCCAGCCTGCAATTACTGATCAAATCGTCCAGTAGACTGCTTGCTCCAATGCGAAACCAGTTGCTATCAACCTGTTTGCCGATACAGCTTTCAGCCAGATTTATATAGTATGCGGCCTGTTCCGCTTTTTTTATGCCCCCCGATATTTTGATTCCGCAATCGGAGCGGCCGGAGTCTTTAATGGCTTTAAGAAGAACCAGTGTTGCCTCGGGGGTTGCTCCTTTCGCTATTTTGCCGGTGGAGGTTTTAAGGAACTGGCTGCCCTGCTCTAATATGTCACGGCCCAGCTGATATAATACGTCGTAAGAAGCAAACGCTCCCGTTTCCAAAATCACTTTAATAACGGTCTGATGATCGAAACAAAGTCGGCACGCTTCCCTGCAATGCGCCAGTGCCGATATTTTATCGCCTTGTAAATAAGCCTGGTATGGGAAGACGTAATCTATTTCATTAGCATGATACATTGTAATGGCTTGTTCGATATCCCGTACTACCTGGTTACCGGGTTGGTTGCCTTCCGGGAAATTAACAACCGCGGCTCGTTTGATTCCTTGAGGAATGTGAATTGTGGTTAGTTGTTGGGGAAACAGGCACACTGCCGCTACAGGATACCTCGCAATGTTATATGCTATTTTTGCAAGTTGATCGGGAGAAGCCTGTTCATCAAGAAGAGTCAAATCAAGCAACGATATGATCGTCTCGGGGGGCAAGGTTTGTTTGTCCCAATCCATATCGAGCTTATCAAGCACGATTGTTAATTCCCGCCCGATAGTCATACCAGCCCGGAGACAAAACTCTTGATAAGACGGTTTAATTTTTCTGCTGCTTGTGAAGCCATAAGTACAACCGCTTCATGGCTGTGGCTGGTTCCGGCGAGTCCGGTTGCATAGTTGGTAATGGTTGCGATAACCGCTACTTTCATACCGCAATGATTGGCTACCAGCACTTCAGGAACAGTCGACATACCGACCGCATCCGCCCCCATAATACGAAACGCCCTGATTTCCGCCGCTGTTTCATAATTGGGGCCCAATACGGAAAGATAAATACCTTGATGAAGATTGATATTTTCCTTGAGGGCGAGTTGCAGCAGCATACTGCGTGTTTCTAAATCATAAGCATTGTCAAGCGGATAAAATCGAGGACCGAATTCGTCATCGTTCGCGCCGACCAGAGGATTGCCAGGTTGCATGTTAATGTGATCCGTGATCAGCATTAACTCCCCTGGACCAACATCCTCGCGTAAGGAACCGGACGCGTTAGTTGCCAGAAAATACTCGCACCCCAACAGTTTTAAAGTACGGACATACACTTTGACACAATCATAATTCATGCTTTCGTAGGCATGGGCTCGTCCTTGCAGACAAACCACGTCAACGCCGTTTAACCGGCCTAACACCAGATTGCCGCCATGCCCGGCCACGGTCGTTTTGGGAAATCCGGGTAATTGTTCGTAGCCTATAGACAATGAATCTTCCAATTGATCAGCGAAGCTTCCTAATCCGGAACCAAGAACAATACCAACTACGGGTTTAAAATTCGCCACTTGCTTTTGAATTTCCGCCGCAGCGAGATGTGCTGAGCTATTTGTAGAATAAGTCATATGTTTTCCAGGTTTTTAACAAAAATAAATAATTCGGGTTCGCTTATGTATTCTTGAACCGCAGCAGACTATACTCATTATCAATAGTCGTTACAAGCAATTTAAAGGGGTTGCGTCAGTAGTGGCAATATAGGAGTACTGGACACGATTGTAGTTAATGACTAAGCTGGAATTAATAAAAAACCTATGGAGCAGGGGAACTGTAATGAAAAACAAGGAAAAAGTAATAGGTGCTGCAATGACTGCCTTTTTAGCTATAACGGTTGCAAATAGTGCCGTAGCCGCGGAAGACAGCTCAGGT contains these protein-coding regions:
- a CDS encoding purine-nucleoside phosphorylase, encoding MTYSTNSSAHLAAAEIQKQVANFKPVVGIVLGSGLGSFADQLEDSLSIGYEQLPGFPKTTVAGHGGNLVLGRLNGVDVVCLQGRAHAYESMNYDCVKVYVRTLKLLGCEYFLATNASGSLREDVGPGELMLITDHINMQPGNPLVGANDDEFGPRFYPLDNAYDLETRSMLLQLALKENINLHQGIYLSVLGPNYETAAEIRAFRIMGADAVGMSTVPEVLVANHCGMKVAVIATITNYATGLAGTSHSHEAVVLMASQAAEKLNRLIKSFVSGLV
- the deoC gene encoding 2-deoxyribose-5-phosphate aldolase; translation: MLDKLDMDWDKQTLPPETIISLLDLTLLDEQASPDQLAKIAYNIARYPVAAVCLFPQQLTTIHIPQGIKRAAVVNFPEGNQPGNQVVRDIEQAITMYHANEIDYVFPYQAYLQGDKISALAHCREACRLCFDHQTVIKVILETGAFASYDVLYQLGRDILEQGSQFLKTSTGKIAKGATPEATLVLLKAIKDSGRSDCGIKISGGIKKAEQAAYYINLAESCIGKQVDSNWFRIGASSLLDDLISNCRLDYP